The following coding sequences lie in one Phragmites australis chromosome 8, lpPhrAust1.1, whole genome shotgun sequence genomic window:
- the LOC133926827 gene encoding uncharacterized protein LOC133926827, translating into MEGEAAAVARTRVVRCPKCDKFLPELPIYSVYVCGGCGATLQAKKNSTQSSHDPDNRNVRYLEVLECVPEASETMPGSSTADRSETNKMADVHSKSVYRRHANIWTGPSATNLNTAVRDNGREAKYRHIRDWESGEMGQSLRVRDISPRSPIDGIRTNAYCGEGLVDCHLKPGCRYSNREHSDERTLDGPSRVRGLEKDRAEILRMLDELRDQVQKSCDITDRPIGSAPTNRAADGPSSYDTCDQLSQLRHDVPQSHRKSSRQSPLLNVQSPSIPDYAALPAQQDRRGYAEPIAHARASSYPASLYPWRNFDNYFFGHDDPDPLLPCRHDGFCHQAACSCLHCCHQEFLPVQGNHLGFNDQRAPYLMNSYGAYPVESPLFGQQRYSTRGTGTTLQQNHTRANVSKKPTQTCEPVAGGAPFTICYNCYEVLQLPKKQSLSGKEYKLWCGSCSHAIVVKFDGSRLDVSEFPLGTHLSAGQQNIIDSGMGTNEQTADERSVPAYCFSDGSHTSQEKDLHSNLSESENNHNHLGTNSEYTSQSRDLPSEVNVVSHVPSLPHRDHCGFSPSEYSEVGSRSTHSEPEKIILLSESCKKNSIKDVCVANEKQSSDIEFDYPECTQGALNVQQDAGHTGVTKASHSFLTNLIKKSFKINNGMHNRRARVYVNGFPISDREVKKAEKQAGAICPGDYWYDYRAGFWGVMGRPCFGMIPPYIPEFNYPMPKNCAGGNTGIFVNGRELHQKDLDLLVARGLSDSPGRSYTVENSGKVSDEATGEELYGLGKLAPTVEKMGRGFGMRVPRVIQ; encoded by the exons CAAAGAAGAATTCAACCCAATCTTCACATGACCCAGACAATAGAAATGTGAGATACCTTGAAGTACTGGAGTGTGTTCCAGAGGCATCTGAAACAATGCCTGGCTCTAGCACCGCTGATAGATCAGAAACCAACAAAATGGCAGATGTACATAGTAAATCAGTTTACAGACGTCATGCCAATATCTGGACTGGGCCAAGTGCCACAAATCTGAACACTGCTGTTAGAGATAATGGCAGGGAGGCAAAGTACCGGCACATTCGCGATTGGGAGAGTGGAGAAATGGGACAATCATTGAGAGTAAGAGACATATCCCCAAGGTCTCCAATAGATGGCATTCGAACCAATGCTTATTGTGGAGAAGGCCTTGTTGACTGCCATTTGAAGCCGGGGTGCAGATATTCCAATAGGGAACACTCTGATGAAAGAACCTTGGATGGTCCAAGCAGAGTCAGGGGCCTTGAGAAAGACCGTGCTGAGATCTTGAggatgcttgatgagttgagggACCAGGTGCAGAAATCCTGCGATATAACTGATCGGCCAATTGGAAGTGCTCCAACCAATAGAGCAGCAGATGGCCCGAGTTCATATGATACTTGTGACCAGTTGAGTCAATTGAGGCATGATGTGCCTCAATCGCATCGGAAAAGTTCACGTCAATCTCCATTGTTGAATGTGCAAAGTCCTAGCATTCCTGATTATGCTGCATTGCCTGCACAACAAGATCGTCGTGGATATGCAGAGCCCATTGCACATGCAAGAGCCTCTAGCTATCCAGCCAGCCTCTATCCATGGAGAAATTTCGATAATTATTTCTTTGGACACGATGATCCTGATCCTCTCCTCCCTTGCCGCCATGATGGTTTCTGTCACCAGGCTGCTTGTTCTTGCTTGCACTGTTGCCACCAAGAATTCTTGCCTGTACAGGGGAATCACCTGGGCTTCAATGATCAAAGGGCACCATATCTTATGAATAGTTATGGGGCCTATCCTGTGGAAAGTCCCTTGTTTGGTCAGCAAAGATATAGTACAAGAGGCACTGGTACTACCTTGCAGCAGAATCACACAAGGGCCAATGTAAGCAAGAAGCCCACACAGACTTGCGAGCCAGTTGCAGGTGGTGCTCCTTTCACCATATGTTACAATTGCTATGAAGTGCTGCAGCTACCAAAGAAACAATCCTTGTCAGGGAAGGAGTATAAATTGTGGTGTGGATCATGCTCGCATGCAATTGTAGTCAAGTTTGATGGAAGCAGGCTCGATGTATCAGAGTTTCCTTTAGGTACACATTTATCTGCTGGACAGCAAAATATCATCGACAGTGGCATGGGGACCAATGAGCAAACTGCAGATGAGAGGTCCGTTCCAGCTTATTGTTTTTCTGATGGAAGCCATACATCTCAAGAAAAAGATCTGCACTCAAATTTGAGTGAGTCAGAGAacaaccataaccatctaggaACTAATTCTGAGTACACTTCCCAGTCCAGGGATCTTCCTTCTGAAGTCAACGTGGTTTCCCATGTACCAAGTTTACCACATCGTGATCATTGTGGATTCTCTCCATCTGAGTATTCTGAAGTAGGAAGTAGAAGTACCCATTCTGAACCTGAAAAGATTATACTGTTATCTGAAAGTTGCAAGAAAAACTCGATTAAAGATGTATGTGTAGCAAATGAGAAGCAGTCGTCAGACATTGAGTTTGATTATCCTGAATGCACACAAGGTGCATTAAATGTGCAACAAGATGCTGGCCACACTGGAGTAACAAAGGCTAGCCATTCATTTCTCACCAATCTGATAAAAAAGAGCTTCAAAATTAATAATGGAATGCACAATCGAAGAGCAAGAGTTTATGTAAATGGCTTTCCTATCTCTGATCGTGAGGTCAAAAAGGCAGAGAAGCAAGCTGGAGCAATCTGTCCTGGTGATTATTG GTATGACTATCGTGCTGGCTTCTGGGGTGTTATGGGACGGCCCTGCTTTGGCATGATACCT CCTTATATTCCAGAGTTTAATTACCCCATGCCCAAGAACTGTGCTGGTGGAAACACTGGCATATTTGTTAATGGGAGAGAACTTCACCAGAAGGATTTGGATTTACTTGTGGCTCGAGGACTCTCTGATTCCCCTGGAAGATCTTATACAGTGGAAAATTCTGGGAAAGTTTCAGATGAagcaacaggtgaagagctttATGGCCTTGGCAAACTTGCACCAAC TGTTGAGAAAATGGGGCGTGGATTTGGCATGCGAGTCCCAAGAGTCATCCAGTGA